Proteins found in one Deltaproteobacteria bacterium genomic segment:
- a CDS encoding DNA translocase FtsK — MALQNLQEDIPPDENAPASRTHSNGGSKRREMAGVILVLLAIFLLASLVSHSPDDPSIHHYSLEGSRNWMGPVGANLAAVLFASMGYAAWLIPLLPLGIAVHLFGIAPSILAPPGPFAAGWAALALAGCIFLALLPVKVLSAPGGVIGLVLTRFLRQVIGAAGTLLIVFVLLLSSFLAATPFSLSDGINLLRRKGPKGASSGTSTPLPSSQGPPAPSEPRISEPKRPEPVGKPQREWKQKEIAFEVTPAAGTYRIPPLEFLEEPKQDEATIVDKKTYLANAHVLEQKLLDFGVAGKVVEICPGPVVTMYEFSPAPGVKITKVTSLADDLALALRSTSVRIVAPIPGKSVIGIELANPTRRIVSLKEILESETFEKHRGLLPLALGHDIVGVPVVTDLAKMPHLLIAGATGTGKSVGLNAMICSLLYRHTPERLRLLMIDPKRIELSLYDNIPHLIHPVVSEPKEATRALRWAVLEMERRYQILESAQARNLEGYNKSADSPLPYLVVIIDELADLMMVSSKEVEGAIARLAQMARAAGIHLLIATQRPSVDVLTGLIKANFPARISFKVSSKVDSRTILDVIGAERLLGMGDMLFLPPGSSSLQRIHGAYVSEREIVQIVSFLKAQGEPDYDPSVVEPISEEGDNEAGPGEEAVDEMYDEAVRIVKETGQASISMLQRRLRVGYNRSARMIEQMERDGIVTPTDSMGRRHVLDRLP, encoded by the coding sequence ATGGCATTGCAAAACCTGCAGGAAGACATACCTCCGGACGAAAACGCACCTGCATCCCGCACACACAGTAACGGAGGGTCGAAACGCCGGGAAATGGCCGGGGTCATCCTCGTCCTTTTGGCCATTTTCCTGCTGGCATCCCTTGTGAGCCATTCGCCGGACGATCCGTCGATCCACCACTACAGCCTCGAGGGATCCCGAAACTGGATGGGGCCGGTAGGGGCCAATCTCGCCGCTGTCCTCTTCGCGTCCATGGGCTACGCCGCATGGCTGATCCCCCTCCTCCCGCTCGGTATCGCCGTGCACCTCTTTGGTATCGCGCCTTCGATTCTTGCCCCTCCCGGTCCATTTGCAGCCGGCTGGGCCGCCCTTGCCCTGGCCGGCTGCATCTTCCTCGCCCTACTTCCCGTAAAGGTCCTGTCCGCTCCAGGCGGAGTGATCGGCCTCGTTCTGACCCGATTTCTCAGGCAGGTAATCGGAGCGGCCGGCACACTCCTCATCGTTTTTGTCCTTCTCCTATCCTCCTTCCTGGCAGCAACGCCTTTTTCCCTCTCGGATGGGATAAATCTTCTCCGCCGAAAAGGCCCAAAGGGGGCATCTTCTGGGACATCCACGCCCTTACCCTCGAGCCAGGGGCCACCAGCACCTTCCGAACCCCGGATCTCGGAACCGAAGCGGCCCGAACCCGTGGGAAAACCACAAAGGGAATGGAAACAGAAGGAGATTGCATTCGAGGTGACGCCCGCTGCCGGCACCTATCGCATCCCGCCCCTCGAATTTCTCGAGGAGCCCAAACAGGACGAGGCGACGATCGTGGATAAGAAGACCTATCTGGCCAATGCCCACGTCCTCGAGCAGAAACTTCTCGATTTTGGTGTGGCCGGAAAGGTGGTGGAGATCTGCCCAGGGCCGGTAGTCACCATGTACGAATTCTCCCCGGCCCCCGGGGTCAAGATCACGAAGGTGACCTCGCTTGCCGACGACCTCGCCCTGGCCCTCCGGAGCACAAGCGTGCGCATAGTCGCCCCTATCCCCGGCAAATCGGTCATCGGGATCGAACTCGCAAACCCCACACGCCGCATCGTCTCCCTCAAGGAGATCCTCGAAAGCGAGACGTTCGAAAAACACCGGGGACTGCTCCCCCTCGCCCTCGGACATGACATCGTAGGGGTCCCGGTCGTAACAGATCTGGCAAAGATGCCCCACCTCCTCATAGCGGGCGCAACCGGCACGGGAAAGAGCGTGGGGCTCAACGCCATGATCTGTTCCCTTCTCTACCGTCACACCCCGGAAAGGCTCCGGCTCCTCATGATCGACCCCAAGCGCATCGAGCTCTCCCTCTATGACAACATCCCCCATCTCATACATCCTGTAGTGAGCGAGCCCAAGGAGGCGACCCGGGCCCTTCGATGGGCGGTCCTTGAGATGGAGCGGCGCTATCAAATCCTCGAGTCGGCCCAGGCCCGAAACCTCGAAGGTTACAACAAATCGGCCGACTCTCCCCTGCCCTATCTCGTGGTCATCATCGACGAACTCGCGGATCTCATGATGGTCTCGTCCAAGGAGGTGGAGGGGGCCATCGCCCGGCTTGCCCAGATGGCCAGGGCCGCAGGCATCCATCTCCTGATCGCGACCCAGCGCCCATCCGTAGACGTACTCACCGGGCTGATCAAGGCCAACTTCCCTGCCCGCATCTCCTTCAAGGTCTCCTCCAAGGTGGATTCCCGGACGATCCTCGACGTTATAGGGGCGGAGCGGCTCCTCGGCATGGGGGACATGCTCTTTCTCCCGCCGGGTTCCTCGTCCCTCCAGCGTATCCACGGGGCCTACGTCTCAGAGCGGGAGATCGTCCAGATCGTCTCGTTCCTCAAGGCACAGGGGGAGCCGGATTATGACCCGAGCGTAGTCGAACCCATCTCCGAAGAAGGGGACAATGAGGCAGGACCAGGGGAAGAGGCCGTGGACGAGATGTACGATGAGGCCGTGCGGATCGTAAAGGAGACGGGTCAGGCATCCATTTCCATGCTACAACGGAGGCTCCGGGTGGGATATAATCGTTCGGCTCGCATGATAGAGCAGATGGAAAGGGACGGGATCGTCACCCCCACCGACTCCATGGGAAGACGCCATGTCCTGGATCGCCTGCCTTAA
- the murJ gene encoding murein biosynthesis integral membrane protein MurJ, translating into MSSQTQSTGSGQEIARSARSVSVAVFCSRILGLVREQVLAYLFGAGTAMDAFVVAFRVPNLLRDLFAEGALSSAFVAVFADYDKNRSQEETRALVRNVLTVLAAVVSFVVLVGMVFSREFVAILAPDFQEVPGKIQLASQLASVMFPFLLLVSVSALLMGVLNTRGHFFLPAISSSFFNLGSILVGGGLALLMPLMGRPPILGMAIGTLAGGLFQMGVQLPLFFRNGFSMRPLVRLQDPGLRRVAKLVLPAIIGLSATQLTIFINTNFASRCAEGSVAWLSYAFRLMQFPIGLFGVALSVASLPVLSRLAASRDFNAFGDTLVSSLALASALTIPASIGLWILAEPITALIFEHGRFTRFDTLMTAEAIRFYSVGLSAYAGAKILIPAFYSLNDTRWPVIGSFLSVALNVGIILLTLHALEHRAIALSTSVSMLANLMLLAYVLYRKTGGYPVGRLARTLARILAASAIMAAALCAASRLIPDPSGFAPRLAYVFGTVTLGVASYALSAHILGVREIRRILTRGTGKF; encoded by the coding sequence GTGTCATCCCAGACCCAATCCACGGGCTCCGGCCAGGAGATCGCCAGATCCGCCCGATCCGTAAGTGTGGCCGTCTTCTGCTCCCGGATCCTCGGTCTCGTCCGGGAACAGGTGCTTGCATACCTCTTTGGGGCCGGCACGGCCATGGATGCCTTTGTAGTTGCATTCCGGGTCCCGAACCTCCTTCGGGACCTCTTTGCTGAAGGCGCCCTGAGCTCGGCATTCGTAGCGGTCTTTGCGGATTACGACAAGAACAGGTCACAGGAGGAGACACGGGCCCTTGTCCGGAACGTCCTCACAGTGCTTGCAGCCGTCGTCTCCTTCGTGGTCCTTGTGGGAATGGTCTTTTCCAGGGAATTTGTGGCCATCCTCGCCCCGGACTTCCAGGAGGTTCCGGGAAAGATCCAGCTTGCATCCCAGCTCGCATCTGTGATGTTTCCATTTCTCCTCCTCGTCTCGGTCTCGGCCCTTTTGATGGGGGTCCTGAACACACGTGGGCACTTCTTTCTCCCCGCCATCTCCTCGAGCTTCTTCAACCTGGGATCCATCCTCGTGGGGGGTGGTCTTGCCCTGCTCATGCCCCTCATGGGAAGGCCCCCCATACTCGGCATGGCCATCGGCACCCTGGCCGGTGGACTCTTTCAGATGGGGGTCCAGCTTCCCCTCTTTTTTCGAAACGGCTTCAGTATGCGACCCCTCGTCAGGCTTCAAGACCCTGGACTCCGCCGCGTGGCAAAACTTGTGCTTCCCGCCATAATCGGACTTTCAGCCACACAGCTTACCATATTTATCAATACCAACTTCGCTTCCCGATGTGCCGAAGGAAGTGTGGCATGGCTGAGCTATGCATTCCGCCTCATGCAGTTTCCCATAGGCCTTTTCGGCGTGGCGCTCTCCGTAGCCTCCCTTCCCGTCCTTTCGCGTCTTGCCGCCTCGCGTGATTTCAATGCCTTCGGCGACACCCTTGTCTCCTCCCTCGCCCTCGCATCCGCGCTCACGATCCCTGCCTCTATAGGGCTCTGGATCCTCGCCGAACCCATCACCGCCCTCATCTTTGAACACGGCCGATTCACCCGATTCGACACCCTCATGACGGCCGAGGCCATCCGGTTTTATTCAGTAGGCCTTTCCGCCTACGCCGGGGCCAAGATCCTCATCCCCGCCTTCTACTCACTGAACGACACCCGGTGGCCGGTCATCGGCAGCTTTCTCTCCGTCGCCCTGAACGTCGGCATCATTCTCCTCACCCTACATGCCCTTGAACACCGGGCCATCGCCCTTTCCACGTCCGTTTCCATGCTCGCCAACCTCATGCTCCTCGCCTACGTCCTCTACCGAAAGACCGGAGGCTACCCGGTAGGAAGACTCGCACGGACACTGGCACGTATACTGGCCGCCTCTGCGATCATGGCCGCCGCCCTTTGCGCCGCGTCCCGCCTCATTCCAGATCCCTCTGGATTCGCCCCGCGCCTCGCCTACGTTTTTGGAACCGTCACCCTCGGAGTGGCCTCATATGCCCTCTCCGCCCACATCCTCGGGGTCCGGGAGATCCGAAGGATCCTTACCCGCGGAACCGGGAAATTTTGA
- the cysS gene encoding cysteine--tRNA ligase — protein MTLSRSNRGTRPVETLLDCIGNTPLVPIRRIPSRRGARILAKVESVNPGGSIKDRIALSMVEGAERRGELTKDRIILEASSGNTGIGLAMVAAVKGYRCLIAMSEGASIERRQIMQAYGAEILLTPASKGTDGAIEAVYRMALEYPDRYYCTDQFNNPDNWKAHYYGTAEEIWEQAGRSLRSIVVALGTTGTAMGIARRMRELDPRVRIVAVEPYFGHRIQGLKNMKESYRPGIFDKRLLDAIVNVGDDEAFEMTRRLAREEGIFVGMSSGAAMVAALDEAARLDEGDVVVIFPDSGERYLSTGVFAVPGKRSACDGPRLTNTLTRTRECFRPLVPGRAGIYSCGPTADEYAHLGLARRVVFADLVRRLLEANHIEVVHVMNITDVDDRTVHAAISSGEDLRTLTGRYAQAFLEDMDQLCIRPAEHLPRASDHVDEMIRITERLIEKGLAYVTHGSVYFDISKLPSYGRLSRLDLASIDVGRTVDLDDYDKDSPVDFTLFKRVSLEELKRGIGFDSPWGKVRPGWHIECVAMSMKYLGEFFDIHTSGTDLIFPHHENEIAMATALTGRPLAQMWIHCSPVLVGGKKMSTGAGNAVTVRELLARGYTGRQIRFFLERTNYRKPVHYSPELLDSACTSLSRIDETIHRIMERAGDGEEASPDMDRTCREAMTGFHASLNEDLNVAGALASLYGLLRTVTHKLERGTLTPGDAQAVISSLAEVDKILGCLSLETRQPSLPDDVKALVEEREKARQDRDWAKADKIRAQISALGYTVEDTRHGAPRIRRTG, from the coding sequence ATGACCCTTTCTCGTTCGAATCGGGGAACCCGTCCGGTCGAAACCCTCCTCGACTGCATCGGCAACACGCCCCTCGTCCCCATTCGCAGGATCCCATCGAGGCGGGGCGCCCGCATCCTCGCCAAGGTCGAATCCGTCAATCCGGGCGGCTCCATCAAGGACCGGATCGCCCTTTCCATGGTGGAGGGGGCGGAAAGGCGCGGGGAACTCACGAAGGACCGCATCATCCTCGAGGCGAGCAGCGGAAATACAGGGATCGGCCTTGCCATGGTGGCCGCGGTCAAGGGATACCGATGCCTCATTGCCATGAGCGAGGGGGCGAGCATCGAACGGCGTCAGATCATGCAGGCCTATGGGGCCGAGATCCTTCTCACACCCGCCTCTAAGGGTACGGACGGGGCCATCGAGGCCGTGTACCGCATGGCCCTCGAATATCCGGACCGCTATTACTGCACGGACCAGTTCAACAACCCGGACAACTGGAAGGCCCACTATTATGGCACTGCGGAGGAGATCTGGGAGCAGGCAGGCAGGTCCCTCAGGTCCATCGTTGTGGCCCTCGGGACCACCGGGACTGCAATGGGCATTGCGAGGCGCATGCGGGAGCTGGACCCTCGGGTCCGGATCGTGGCGGTAGAGCCCTATTTCGGGCACCGTATCCAAGGGCTCAAGAACATGAAGGAATCCTACCGCCCGGGGATCTTCGACAAGCGGCTTCTTGACGCCATCGTGAACGTGGGGGACGACGAGGCCTTCGAGATGACGAGGCGTCTTGCCCGTGAAGAAGGGATCTTCGTAGGCATGAGTTCCGGGGCCGCCATGGTCGCCGCTCTCGACGAGGCCGCCAGACTGGACGAAGGGGACGTGGTGGTCATCTTCCCTGACTCTGGTGAGAGGTATCTGAGTACCGGGGTCTTTGCCGTCCCTGGAAAACGGTCGGCTTGCGATGGGCCGCGACTGACCAACACGCTCACGCGCACACGTGAATGTTTCCGCCCCCTCGTTCCGGGCCGGGCAGGGATCTACTCCTGCGGGCCCACAGCAGACGAATACGCCCACCTTGGACTCGCACGACGGGTCGTCTTCGCCGACCTTGTCCGCCGTCTCCTCGAGGCAAATCACATCGAGGTCGTCCATGTGATGAACATCACGGATGTGGACGACAGGACCGTCCATGCCGCCATCTCCTCTGGAGAGGACCTCAGAACCCTTACGGGGCGTTATGCCCAGGCCTTTCTCGAAGACATGGACCAACTCTGCATTCGGCCTGCGGAACACCTTCCCAGGGCGTCTGATCACGTGGACGAGATGATCCGCATCACGGAACGGCTCATAGAAAAGGGCCTTGCCTACGTCACCCACGGCTCCGTCTATTTCGATATCTCCAAACTCCCGTCCTACGGCAGACTTTCTCGGTTGGACCTCGCCTCCATCGACGTGGGAAGGACCGTGGATCTGGATGACTACGACAAGGACAGCCCAGTGGATTTCACCCTTTTTAAGCGTGTCTCCCTGGAGGAGCTCAAGCGGGGCATCGGATTCGACTCCCCTTGGGGCAAGGTCCGCCCTGGATGGCATATCGAGTGTGTGGCCATGTCCATGAAGTACCTGGGGGAGTTCTTCGACATCCATACGAGCGGCACTGACCTCATATTCCCCCATCACGAAAACGAGATCGCCATGGCAACGGCCCTCACCGGAAGGCCTCTTGCCCAGATGTGGATTCATTGCTCGCCCGTACTCGTGGGCGGAAAGAAGATGTCCACAGGCGCAGGAAATGCCGTAACGGTCCGTGAACTCCTTGCGCGTGGATACACCGGAAGGCAGATCCGGTTCTTCCTCGAGAGGACCAATTACAGAAAACCCGTCCATTACAGCCCGGAACTCCTCGACTCCGCGTGCACGTCCCTCTCACGGATCGATGAAACGATCCACCGCATCATGGAACGGGCAGGTGATGGGGAGGAGGCAAGCCCGGACATGGACCGGACATGCCGCGAGGCCATGACGGGCTTTCATGCCTCCCTCAATGAAGACCTGAACGTCGCAGGGGCGCTCGCATCCCTTTACGGCCTGCTCCGGACCGTGACCCACAAGCTGGAACGCGGGACGCTCACGCCTGGGGACGCACAGGCGGTCATTTCCAGCTTGGCCGAGGTGGACAAGATCCTCGGCTGCCTCTCTCTCGAAACCCGCCAACCATCCCTGCCCGATGATGTCAAGGCCCTCGTAGAGGAACGGGAAAAGGCCCGGCAGGACAGGGACTGGGCAAAGGCCGACAAGATCCGGGCCCAGATCTCCGCACTCGGCTACACGGTGGAAGACACCCGCCACGGGGCCCCGCGGATCCGGCGGACCGGATAA